The sequence CCTCCACGGTGCAAACGGTATATTCAAAATCCGAGAACCCCTCGTCCTGGGACACGAAGCTGGTGGAATCATCTCAGCCGTAGGACCAAATGTCAATCCAGATTTCGGATTGAAAGTAGGTGATAAAGTAGCTATGGAAGTCGGAGTATCATGTAAATCATGTAAGAACTGTAGGAAAGGAAGATACAATTTATGTAAGAATATGAGGTTCGCCAGTTCAGCGAAGACTTTCCCTCATTTGGATGGAACTTTGAGGGAGGTCATGACTTGGCCTGCGGAATTGGTTTACAAGTGAGTAGCAAATATTCTGCTTGCCTAGTAAACAAAGACTGACCGTTTCGTTTCAAAACTATTCGTAGACTCCCACCAACACTCGATCTAGCCCTCGCAGCTCTAGCAGAACCACTCTCAGTAGTCCTCCACGCCTACCGACGAGCAAACCTCCAACCAGGTGCCAGAGTCCTCGTTATTGGTACAGGTGCCGTCGGTTTGTTGACATGCGCATTGGCAAGAGCATCAGGATCAACGACAGTAGTAGCAGTGGATATCGAACAAGGAAAATTGGATTTCGCCAAACAGCAAAATTGGACGACCGGTATTTTCTGTTTACCCCGTGGACCTAGAGTATCAGGATTggaagctttggaagctgcAGAGAAATCTTGGAAAGCCCTCAAGGAATCTGATGCTGTACAATCGGTTGAAGGTCTTGAAGATGGGTTTGATGCTGTGTTTGAATGTACGGGTGTTGAAAGTTGTATGCAGATGGCTCCTATGGTGGGTTAGAGTTCACTTCTTATGCCTAATCTGACTTATGTCGCTGGTGGATATTCTTATTATCAAGCGATGACCAAAAACACCTGTAAGGATATCTCGCTGACGTTCGATACCTTATACAGGCCGCAGCAATCGGTACCAAAGTCCTCTACGTCGGTATGGGTACCAAAGTGCTTTCCCTCCCTTGTGGACCCTCTTTACTCTCCGAAGTAGATTTGATCGGAGTGTTTAGATACGCGAACACCTACCCTGACGCATTGGCTTTATTGGCATCTGGTAAATTGGGTGATGTGGGAGCTATGGCATCGCACTATTACCCCTTGGAAAATGCCAAGGACGCGTTCGAAGATTTGAAGAGGGGTAGGGACGCTAATGGAAAGACTGTCATTAAACCTATGGTTGGTAATTTGAAATTGGTTGGAAAGTAGACGTACCTTGTGCGCGGGTCTGTAGATGTAGCCTGTTAGTtgttcgatattgatattgatagtTTCTTATCTCGGATGTTATCTGCTGTCATTTTATCACGTCCGTATCTCTGCCGATCAGCGATTAGAGATCAAGGTAGGCATATCACCTAGAACAGTACAACAATCAGGCTTGTATCAATACTCAACAAAACTTCTATGCATGAGTCCCTAATTCTTCATTGGATTCCATATAATTCCCACAGTACCAGTTATTTATGTACTTGATCAATGGAGTCAAATATTTCCAGATCGAGTTGTTTAACCTTAGATTTAcgatttaccttctttcactcccTAACACCTATGAAGAGATCAATCCCTGTCTACCACCCATGATCTCAGCCAATCTCTTGATGTCAGACCACCATTCGTCTTtacctcttctcaatttCATATCCGTATGTTTCAGAACCTCTTCCATCGTGGCATATACAATCTTACTTCCTCTAATCGCAATCATCGTAGCCGTCTCAGTAGAGTAAGACGGCTTCTTATGTTTCGCGCCACTACCTCCTCGGTGGGCTATGGAGGAAGTCTGCGAATTGGGTACAGCATGTTGTTCGAGGAACTGCATACACCTCAAAGCCAATCTTGCAGCTCGAGTTCGATCCATGGGTGAAGGTGTACCACCCTGCAACGTATGACCTAATGAAGCGGATCGGGCGTCGAATAactctttaccttcttctttgaagATCTTGGTGAGCACCTCggtggtgtagatggaagatgatttttCGGATCTAAGATAAACGTCAATTTACGTTTGGTGTCAAACAAACTACTCATCAAGTAGAAAAAGCACTCACTTGATGACCAATCGACCTTCGCTCTTACCCTTAGCGTCTAACGAGTACCTCTTGGTCAAGAACTCTACATCCGCTTGAAGGAGTTTGAGTGAGATACCATCTTCTGGAGTGTAGACGAGCACAGCACCGACCTATGCGAAGAGCAGATTGCTCTGATTAGCTTACAGACCCTCTGTGGCATGGAATACCTGGTCTTCACTCACAGCCAAAGCACCCATAGTAGCTAGATATCCACTCATTCCACCTTGAGTCTCCACTACGAACACTCTGTTCCTACTTGCCGAGGCGGACTGTCTGATGGCATCGCAAGCATCCACCAGGGCGTTGAGGGAGGTATCACTACCCAGGGAGAAATCTGTCATGGGAACGTTGTTCGAGATAGTTGCTGGTAAATGGACCATGGGGATTTGGAAACTTGGGTAATTGGCACGGTTCTGTTCGAGGATCATGAGCGAGTGGAAAGCTTCGAATCCACCGATAACCAATAAACCATCCAAAGCGTGTCTCTGGAACCCTGCAGCGACACTACCAAGATCGATACTTGGTAACGTCCTGTTAGTTCCCAATTCTGATCCACCTCGAGTAGTCCAGGTATCCACCCTGAGCCAAGATAGTTCAGCGACGTTATCGTCGAGTAGACCCTCGAACCCGTTGTAGATGGCTACAGGGGTATGACCTCGATGATGACAGAATCGAACGGCTTGTCGAGTAGCGGCATTCATACCTCCTGCTGGAGCACCAACATGGACGATACCGATTCGTAGTCGCTTGTCTTTAGGTGCCTCTTCGTTGATTGCGAGAGATGAACTGATCTGGAAGGCTTGTAACATCTCTCTGAACTCGGAGTCTCTGTGACTCATGGCTGTAGCGAAGTCTCGGTTCTCAATGGCTTTGGCAACAGCTTGAGTCTAAGGGTGACCAACGACAGTCAGTATTGCTACTCGTTTGAAGATTCGACTCTACTCACCTCGGCGACAGCTTCAAGAAGAGGtactttgatgatcttgtttTCTCGGGTACCGATCATATACGAGGGAGTTTCGGGTGTTGCTTCGAGAAGAGCTTGGACGGCTTGTACACCTTGGAGGGTAGGCTATATGAGAACAAAATTTATCAGCCTCACCAATGAAGTCGCATTGAGATCGGTAGGAAGACCCACCAAGATTCTATCATAGGCACAAGGTCTTCCACCTCGTTGAGTGTGACCCAAAGTAGTGACTCTCGTATCCAATCCTAATCTATCAACAAGGATATCCTTGACGTAATCAGGCTTAATAGGTTTGAGGTTCCTGTCCAGAGCACCTTCTGCGACAATGACGATAGACTTCCTTTTACCGACTTTTCggtgagattgaaggaggTTGCACATCTCAGTCTCCCAATCATCGGTTTCGGGTGGTGATTCAGGGATAAATATGAAGTCTGCTCCCATCGCCACTCCCGCAAGTAGAGCCAACCATCCACAGTGTCTTCCCATAACTTCGATGACGAATGCTCGAGAGTGGGAGGATGCGGTAGAGGCGATAGAGTCGATGGATTCACAGATTCGGTGTAAAGCAGTTGGGGCACCGATAGTGAGATCGGTCATTGACATATCGTTACTGAATAGTACATTAGCACAGCCATTGTCGATGAGCTGAGTAGGGcttttcactcactcgatgGAACCGACAAGACCGACGATGTTCAGATGTCTATAAGTCTCTCTTTGCTCCTCATCAATTTTACCTAACATACGATGTATGAGCTATAGATGACGCTACGAAGTACTAGCTAGCTCACCTGCAGCAAGGAGTTCGTCCATGAGACTCGGCCATTCTCCTCTCAATTTGTCTGCACCAGTCAACgaaccatcaccaccacaTACGGCAAGACAGTCGATACCGTATTTGATCAGGTTGTGTGCAGCTTGAAGTCTTCCGGATCTTTCCCTGACTGTGATATAGAGTTCCATCAGCACAGTCTCGCAAATCACAGCGATATGTAACAAGATTAAGCGATGTTCAACTCACAAGAAGGACATCTGGAACTACCGATAAGAGTACCACCCTCACCCAACCAACCTCTTACATCATCCCAACCAACTCTCACTATATATCTCCCTTTTAGTGATTtacctttctcatcctcttcatcaacgatCACCATAGATTGCAGTCCGTGAGCCTGCATCTCCTCgatatctccttctcccgcACCATCCTTGAGCAACTCTCCAAATCCGAAACTCAGCGGTGCGTTGGATAAGGGGGCAACTCCACTTGGATCGGTAAAGTTGACTCTGTTCTTTTCAAAGTCTTCTTCAGCCTGTTCATTCAATTCATGAGTGGCTTTTTCCAAATCCATCTGTTTCGAAGGAGGTaacgaagagaatgagaCGCTCTTGGCGGGTTGTAAGACTGGTGATTGGTTGGCTGAAGCCGAGGGTGTTCGTCGAGGTGTTGTGAATGGTGTAGGATCAGTTGCGTTACCTCGGACAAgtccttcccatccttctcgGATGATGTAGGCTTGACATCCTCTAGCGATGGACTGTCTGACCACAGCACGGACTGAATAGATCTATCATTAGCATCTTATCCATCACAAAGACGTATAGGTGACCTCGTTGAACCCCTAAAACTTGTGAGAAATATGAAGGCGATGCCAAGAAAACACAAAAACACTCACCAGCAGCATTCATACCAGCACTATCACCCCCACTCGTCAACACCGCTACATTCTTTTGTTTCTTATTTCTCGCAGCTGGTGATCTCATACCATCTTCCCGTACAGTGGGTACCGTTATACCTTCAGCTTTATCTACAAGACCCTCGGGAATACCTTCAAGGTCCTTTGTCTGGATatcttcttggtcttggtccTGAGGGATAGGTGACATAGCTTGTGACTGTTGGTCTACGACGTGTTTCGGGTTGGAAGCAGTATCTTGGACCACTGAGTCGATGGTCTTGCTTGATAGCATGATACTTGATTGTTGTAGTGTAGGATACAACAAATGGAATGTTTTATGTTGTATGTTGTGGGGATGTAGGCAGATGCCGCCGGTTTTGAAGGGAAATAAATGATAAATGATGGGATAAGTTACGAGTGGGAAAAAAGTTTGAGGGTATGACGTGTGATGTCAGGTGTCAGGTGCTTATAGTAGCGTACCCTAAAAAGAGGCACCCTTCACTGTCCACTTTTCACTTTTTCACTTTACCACATTCATAGCACCCTCGCTTGGATAATCTCATGTGGACTACTTGACATCATCCATTCCTACCATCTGCTAATCGGGAACAGATGATGAAAACAGACACACAGCTCACAGCTCACAGCTCACAGTACATTATCATATACATGTCTGTCTAAACAAAATACAAATAGCTCTGTACCACGTACACATAAGATCATAAGATGACAAAATCAATCCTCTAattatcattctcattctcatcaatatccatctcatcgccCATCAGCCCCATAATCTGATCTTCCAcatatctttcatctttctcttcgtcttcacctataccttCAAATATACTTGACGAAGGTATACCAACGACTTGACCTCTCGGtctctctttcatcaatTGTCCAACAGTGTCCAACCAATGTTGTCTCGTCGCTACAAACTTCTTCAGGTTCTCAGGTACAGGTGGTTTACTTGATGATCCACTCGCATGGGCATTCTTCTTATTAGGTGTTGAACCATATTTCTTGATCCTTTTAGCCCATCCGCTTTCAATGGATTTCTCAATCCCTTCCAACAAATTTTGATATTCGTTATACGCTAATCTCTGTTTGGCTA comes from Kwoniella mangroviensis CBS 8507 chromosome 2, whole genome shotgun sequence and encodes:
- a CDS encoding 6-phosphofructokinase gives rise to the protein MLSSKTIDSVVQDTASNPKHVVDQQSQAMSPIPQDQDQEDIQTKDLEGIPEGLVDKAEGITVPTVREDGMRSPAARNKKQKNVAVLTSGGDSAGMNAAVRAVVRQSIARGCQAYIIREGWEGLVRGNATDPTPFTTPRRTPSASANQSPVLQPAKSVSFSSLPPSKQMDLEKATHELNEQAEEDFEKNRVNFTDPSGVAPLSNAPLSFGFGELLKDGAGEGDIEEMQAHGLQSMVIVDEEDEKGKSLKGRYIVRVGWDDVRGWLGEGGTLIGSSRCPSFRERSGRLQAAHNLIKYGIDCLAVCGGDGSLTGADKLRGEWPSLMDELLAAGKIDEEQRETYRHLNIVGLVGSIDNDMSMTDLTIGAPTALHRICESIDSIASTASSHSRAFVIEVMGRHCGWLALLAGVAMGADFIFIPESPPETDDWETEMCNLLQSHRKVGKRKSIVIVAEGALDRNLKPIKPDYVKDILVDRLGLDTRVTTLGHTQRGGRPCAYDRILPTLQGVQAVQALLEATPETPSYMIGTRENKIIKVPLLEAVAETQAVAKAIENRDFATAMSHRDSEFREMLQAFQISSSLAINEEAPKDKRLRIGIVHVGAPAGGMNAATRQAVRFCHHRGHTPVAIYNGFEGLLDDNVAELSWLRVDTWTTRGGSELGTNRTLPSIDLGSVAAGFQRHALDGLLVIGGFEAFHSLMILEQNRANYPSFQIPMVHLPATISNNVPMTDFSLGSDTSLNALVDACDAIRQSASASRNRVFVVETQGGMSGYLATMGALAVGAVLVYTPEDGISLKLLQADVEFLTKRYSLDAKGKSEGRLVIKSEKSSSIYTTEVLTKIFKEEGKELFDARSASLGHTLQGGTPSPMDRTRAARLALRCMQFLEQHAVPNSQTSSIAHRGGSGAKHKKPSYSTETATMIAIRGSKIVYATMEEVLKHTDMKLRRGKDEWWSDIKRLAEIMGGRQGLISS